One genomic region from Apodemus sylvaticus chromosome 1, mApoSyl1.1, whole genome shotgun sequence encodes:
- the LOC127678854 gene encoding olfactory receptor 226-like isoform X2, producing MNNLNSSDVTEFILVGFSGSLGLHLSLLGLFLLAYMLTVTENLVIITVIRASPSLHKPMYLFLSNLSFLEIWYISVTVPKMLLSLVSPKFQHISFTGCMAQLYFFLALACTECALLGVMAYDRYVAVCNPLRYPVIMNPSLCSLLAGGSWLSGFTISLGKVFFISRLGYCGPNIMNHFFCDVSPLLNLACSDMSIAELVDFLLALLILLGPLLLTVFSYTAILSTVLRMPSAGGRQKAFSTCASHLAVVVIFYSASLFIYARPRAIYSFDYNKLVSVVYTVLTPLINPIIYCLRNQEVKQALHKVLQRAAQLLGASS from the coding sequence GAACAGCTCAGATGTGACTGAGTTCATCCTTGTAGGATTCTCGGGCTCCCTAGGGCTCCACCTAAGCCTGCTAGGACTGTTCCTGCTGGCTTACATGCTGACTGTCACAGAGAACTTGGTCATCATCACAGTCATTCGCGCCAGCCCCTCCCTGCACAAGCCCATGTACCTGTTCCTCAGCAACCTGTCCTTCCTAGAGATATGGTACATCTCTGTCACAGTGCCCAAGATGCTGCTCAGCCTGGTCTCACCCAAGTTCCAGCACATCTCCTTCACAGGCTGCATGGCCCAACTCTACTTCTTCTTGGCATTGGCTTGCACCGAGTGCGCGCTCTTGGGagtcatggcctatgaccgctatgtggcggTGTGCAACCCCCTTCGCTACCCAGTCATCATGAACCCTAGTCTCTGCAGCCTCCTGGCTGGAGGCTCCTGGTTGTCTGGCTTCACCATTTCCCTGGGGAAGGTCTTCTTCATTTCTCGTCTAGGCTACTGTGGCCCCAACATCATGAACCACTTCTTCTGCGATGTGTCCCCGCTACTCAACCTCGCCTGCTCTGACATGTCCATCGCAGAGCTTGTGGACTTCCTCCTGGCACTGCTCATCTTGCTGGGGCCACTGCTGTTAACTGTCTTCTCCTACACGGCCATCCTCAGCACTGTGCTGCGCATGCCCTCCGCTGGGGGCAGGCAGAAGGCCTTCTCCACCTGCGCCTCACACCTGGCCGTGGTGGTCATCTTCTACTCAGCCTCTCTCTTCATCTACGCCCGGCCCCGCGCCATCTACTCCTTCGACTACAACAAGCTTGTGTCCGTTGTCTACACAGTGCTCACACCCCTAATCAACCCCATCATCTACTGCCTACGCAACCAGGAGGTCAAACAGGCACTGCATAAGGTACTGCAGCGAGCAGCCCAGCTTCTAGGAGCCTCCTCCTAG
- the LOC127678854 gene encoding olfactory receptor 226-like isoform X1 produces MFVRRNSSDVTEFILVGFSGSLGLHLSLLGLFLLAYMLTVTENLVIITVIRASPSLHKPMYLFLSNLSFLEIWYISVTVPKMLLSLVSPKFQHISFTGCMAQLYFFLALACTECALLGVMAYDRYVAVCNPLRYPVIMNPSLCSLLAGGSWLSGFTISLGKVFFISRLGYCGPNIMNHFFCDVSPLLNLACSDMSIAELVDFLLALLILLGPLLLTVFSYTAILSTVLRMPSAGGRQKAFSTCASHLAVVVIFYSASLFIYARPRAIYSFDYNKLVSVVYTVLTPLINPIIYCLRNQEVKQALHKVLQRAAQLLGASS; encoded by the coding sequence ATGTTTGTCAGGAGGAACAGCTCAGATGTGACTGAGTTCATCCTTGTAGGATTCTCGGGCTCCCTAGGGCTCCACCTAAGCCTGCTAGGACTGTTCCTGCTGGCTTACATGCTGACTGTCACAGAGAACTTGGTCATCATCACAGTCATTCGCGCCAGCCCCTCCCTGCACAAGCCCATGTACCTGTTCCTCAGCAACCTGTCCTTCCTAGAGATATGGTACATCTCTGTCACAGTGCCCAAGATGCTGCTCAGCCTGGTCTCACCCAAGTTCCAGCACATCTCCTTCACAGGCTGCATGGCCCAACTCTACTTCTTCTTGGCATTGGCTTGCACCGAGTGCGCGCTCTTGGGagtcatggcctatgaccgctatgtggcggTGTGCAACCCCCTTCGCTACCCAGTCATCATGAACCCTAGTCTCTGCAGCCTCCTGGCTGGAGGCTCCTGGTTGTCTGGCTTCACCATTTCCCTGGGGAAGGTCTTCTTCATTTCTCGTCTAGGCTACTGTGGCCCCAACATCATGAACCACTTCTTCTGCGATGTGTCCCCGCTACTCAACCTCGCCTGCTCTGACATGTCCATCGCAGAGCTTGTGGACTTCCTCCTGGCACTGCTCATCTTGCTGGGGCCACTGCTGTTAACTGTCTTCTCCTACACGGCCATCCTCAGCACTGTGCTGCGCATGCCCTCCGCTGGGGGCAGGCAGAAGGCCTTCTCCACCTGCGCCTCACACCTGGCCGTGGTGGTCATCTTCTACTCAGCCTCTCTCTTCATCTACGCCCGGCCCCGCGCCATCTACTCCTTCGACTACAACAAGCTTGTGTCCGTTGTCTACACAGTGCTCACACCCCTAATCAACCCCATCATCTACTGCCTACGCAACCAGGAGGTCAAACAGGCACTGCATAAGGTACTGCAGCGAGCAGCCCAGCTTCTAGGAGCCTCCTCCTAG